A single window of Flagellimonas maritima DNA harbors:
- a CDS encoding TonB-dependent receptor gives MNRNHQISLVTKCTVWSLWLYFLGCIVAMGQTDKTISGTITDKSNGETLFGASVFLTGTSIGGVTNEYGFYSITAPKGKYILNISYMGYNDRNIEITLDADLKYDIEISELSTELDEVVVTADEPERAILRKPEMSIVKMNIATIKQMPVVLGEVDILKSLQMLPGVTNNGEGTGGFHVRGGAQDQNLVLLDEAIIYNTSHMFGFFSVFNADAIKDVKLYKGGIPARFGGRVSSVLDIRQKDGNNKNFAATGGIGIISSRLTLEGPVFGQKGSFLVAGRRSYADLLLAAGGEDNRVTFYDLNLKTNYNINPNNKLFLSGYFGRDAFKLGNSFDSSYGNTSGNLRWNHIFNNRLFSNLSVIASRYDYDLGFDQDEFEWKSSITNYNLKYDFKYYLSDAFKLEFGTSAIYYDFDPGQVQPTAESSPVNPLKLDRKKAIESGLYINAEHKLSPKLTAQYGLRYSAFTRLGGQALTEYANSQPVVYNATLGIYQRGTEIGEISFDDDETIKRFGNLEPRVSLAYSLNENSSLKAGFSRIAQYIHLLSNTSSVTPLDVWTPSGEFIEPQLSNQYAIGYFRNFLDKTYSLEVETYYKNVDNRIDYIDGSDLIGQNTIETEILNGEMRAYGLEVLLRKNEGDFTGWIAYTLSKSEQRTPGGNAGGPGINNGDWYNTFFDRTHDISISGAYRLNDKWSFGTNLVFQTGRPVTYPNGQYEYEGLSIASYAPRNSDRLPTYHRLDLSINYKPNRKPNNRLKGEWVLGIYNVYNRRNAASISFGQNVETGANEATRTAIFGIVPSITYNFKF, from the coding sequence ATGAACAGAAATCATCAAATCAGTCTTGTGACCAAATGTACCGTGTGGTCGCTGTGGCTTTATTTCCTAGGCTGTATAGTCGCCATGGGACAGACGGACAAAACTATTAGCGGTACCATAACCGATAAAAGCAATGGCGAAACCCTTTTTGGAGCTTCTGTATTCTTGACAGGTACAAGTATTGGAGGAGTTACAAATGAATATGGGTTTTATTCCATTACTGCTCCAAAAGGAAAGTATATCCTCAATATATCGTATATGGGATATAATGACCGCAACATTGAAATAACACTCGATGCAGACCTCAAATATGACATTGAAATTTCAGAATTATCCACAGAACTGGATGAAGTAGTGGTTACTGCGGATGAGCCGGAACGTGCTATTCTCCGAAAGCCCGAAATGAGCATAGTTAAAATGAACATCGCCACCATAAAGCAAATGCCCGTAGTTTTGGGAGAGGTAGATATATTGAAGTCTCTACAAATGCTACCCGGTGTTACCAATAATGGTGAGGGTACCGGTGGTTTTCATGTACGAGGTGGGGCACAGGACCAAAACTTGGTATTGCTTGACGAAGCTATTATTTACAACACTTCGCACATGTTTGGCTTCTTTTCAGTATTCAATGCAGATGCAATTAAAGATGTGAAGTTGTACAAGGGTGGTATTCCAGCTCGTTTTGGGGGTCGAGTATCCTCAGTACTTGACATTCGGCAAAAAGACGGTAATAACAAAAATTTTGCCGCCACTGGTGGTATTGGCATAATTTCGAGCCGATTAACTTTGGAAGGGCCTGTTTTTGGACAAAAGGGTTCTTTTTTGGTCGCAGGTAGACGTTCATATGCCGATCTATTATTGGCGGCAGGAGGGGAGGACAATAGGGTCACTTTCTATGATCTCAATCTAAAAACGAATTACAACATCAATCCAAACAATAAACTATTCCTTTCGGGTTATTTTGGAAGAGATGCCTTTAAGCTTGGTAATAGTTTTGACAGCAGTTACGGAAACACTTCCGGAAACCTTCGTTGGAACCATATTTTTAATAATCGCTTGTTCTCTAACCTTTCTGTTATTGCCAGTCGCTACGATTATGATCTTGGATTTGACCAGGACGAATTTGAGTGGAAATCCTCTATCACCAATTACAATCTTAAATATGACTTTAAGTACTATTTGAGCGATGCCTTTAAACTAGAATTTGGAACAAGTGCCATTTATTACGATTTTGATCCTGGACAGGTACAACCTACCGCAGAGAGCTCTCCAGTAAATCCACTTAAATTGGACCGTAAAAAGGCTATTGAAAGTGGTTTGTATATCAATGCAGAACATAAATTAAGTCCCAAATTGACCGCACAATATGGACTTCGCTACAGTGCTTTTACACGTTTAGGGGGGCAGGCATTGACCGAATATGCCAATAGCCAACCTGTAGTCTATAACGCAACATTGGGAATCTATCAACGTGGTACCGAAATAGGGGAGATAAGCTTTGATGATGACGAGACCATTAAACGTTTTGGCAATTTGGAGCCTAGAGTGTCATTGGCGTATTCATTAAACGAGAATTCTTCATTAAAGGCGGGTTTCTCCAGAATTGCCCAGTACATACATCTTTTATCGAACACGTCTTCTGTAACTCCGTTGGATGTTTGGACACCAAGTGGAGAGTTTATAGAACCACAGCTTTCTAATCAATATGCTATTGGATATTTTCGAAATTTTCTGGATAAAACTTATTCATTGGAAGTTGAAACGTATTATAAGAATGTGGATAATCGGATTGATTACATCGATGGATCCGATTTAATAGGGCAAAATACCATAGAAACAGAAATCCTGAACGGTGAAATGAGAGCTTATGGATTGGAAGTTTTACTCCGAAAAAATGAAGGTGATTTTACCGGGTGGATAGCTTACACACTATCTAAATCTGAACAGCGAACCCCTGGTGGCAATGCAGGCGGGCCCGGTATAAATAATGGAGATTGGTACAATACTTTTTTTGATAGAACACATGACATTTCCATATCCGGTGCTTATCGCCTGAACGATAAATGGAGTTTTGGCACCAATCTGGTCTTTCAGACGGGGAGGCCGGTCACTTATCCCAATGGGCAGTATGAATATGAAGGACTTTCCATTGCAAGTTATGCTCCACGAAATTCAGACCGTTTGCCAACCTACCATCGGTTGGACCTTTCTATCAATTACAAGCCCAACAGAAAACCCAACAATAGATTGAAAGGAGAATGGGTACTTGGTATTTACAATGTATACAACAGAAGAAACGCAGCTTCCATTTCCTTTGGTCAAAATGTAGAAACTGGGGCTAATGAAGCCACTAGAACTGCCATTTTTGGGATTGTGCCCTCTATAACCTATAATTTTAAATTTTAA
- a CDS encoding DUF4249 family protein, which yields MKTYIQLLLLFIIAQLVSCEDVVDVEVQNGPTRLVVEASINWEKGTSGNVQTIKLRSSTPFFNTASNPVTGATVVVINNANDETYNFVDQNNGEYRTTTFEPVLGQSYSLQIIHDGDVYSATETMTSVADITEVFQDTEDGFEDDVLEVHIAFTDPIEMGNNYLFRFQREGDLLPDLEVAEDEFVNGNAIDWWYEIEEDEDNNILPFAPGDIVAIEMFGISKDYYNYINILIEQLGGVGLFEATPVAVRGNCINETNPENYPFGYFRLTEVVRTSYTFVEE from the coding sequence ATGAAAACGTATATACAACTATTGTTACTTTTTATAATTGCACAGCTCGTATCTTGTGAAGATGTAGTTGATGTAGAGGTACAGAATGGCCCCACCCGTTTGGTGGTCGAGGCATCAATAAATTGGGAAAAAGGAACGTCCGGTAACGTACAAACCATAAAATTAAGGTCTTCGACTCCTTTTTTTAATACTGCGAGTAATCCGGTTACCGGGGCAACAGTCGTCGTTATCAATAACGCGAATGATGAAACTTACAATTTTGTAGATCAAAATAATGGAGAGTACAGGACAACAACTTTTGAACCGGTATTGGGACAATCCTATTCATTACAAATCATCCATGATGGGGATGTTTATTCCGCGACAGAAACTATGACTTCGGTTGCTGATATTACCGAAGTGTTTCAAGATACTGAAGATGGTTTTGAGGATGATGTGCTAGAGGTTCATATAGCATTTACCGACCCCATTGAAATGGGTAATAATTATTTGTTTCGATTTCAAAGGGAAGGCGATTTACTGCCCGATCTTGAGGTGGCCGAAGATGAATTCGTGAATGGCAACGCAATTGATTGGTGGTACGAAATTGAGGAAGATGAGGATAACAATATATTACCTTTTGCACCTGGCGATATTGTTGCTATAGAAATGTTCGGTATCTCTAAGGATTATTACAATTACATTAATATTCTGATAGAACAATTGGGCGGAGTAGGTCTTTTTGAGGCCACTCCAGTAGCTGTTAGGGGAAATTGCATCAATGAAACCAATCCGGAAAATTATCCCTTTGGGTATTTTCGGCTTACGGAGGTAGTGCGTACAAGCTACACTTTTGTAGAAGAATAG